CAGAGGTTTAACAACCCTACCTCATCTCACTAAAAATAGTAATCCACTTCGGAGGGTtgtaaaatataatgaaaaaggtCAACCAGTAGGGCCTATGTCAACACAACTTTTTAGCTACATGGGTGTTTTGGCACGCACCATGGTTCCTCTGAGTTATGAACATTGGCGAAAGGTGCCAAATGCTTTGAAGGAAAAGTTATGGAGCTTTTTGGAGGTAAGAcaatgtattttctttttttgacaaCTACTCAtgcataaagaaaaattaagtttgacCCTTAACCTGTATCGTGATTGCTTAAATTTCAGGTGAAATTTGTGATTGAGAGTAAGAGCAAAAAGAAACTTATGGTTCGGTTGGCATGAAATGGAGGACATTCAAGAGCTACCTTACAAGGACTTATATAATTCCATTCAAAGACCAGCCTGAGCTATTAAAGCACCCCCCTCCAAAATATAGCTTTATTGATCAAGAAGATTGGGATTTATTCGTCCAGTCAAGATTGACTGAAcaatttcaagtatttaaaaacttatttaacaAAATGCATTTTTTGTCTTACTTTTAGTAATATTAGGCTAACgcatttcattttctaattGCTAGAATTTTAGCAACTCTCAAATTGAGAGACGGTCTAAGCATAAACTTGTTCACCGATTAAGCAGAAAGGGTTATGTTGGTCTTGCTGACGAAATGGTAAGGTTACTCAACTTTTCAGGTTACTAATGTTTTTGTATGTTATACAACACTAGGAATAAAATGCACTAACCTGTCATTCATTTTTCATCCATTTGATGGATGCAGAAAAAGAATGGGCATATTTCTTCCATTGAGGAAGTAGATAGGAGTTTGTTATGGAAGATGGCTAGACAAAATAACAAAGGAGAGTATGTAAATGAGGCTGTTAAGGAAAAGGCAGAAAAAATTGTAAGTTATCTATACGCAGTTATTACGTTGAGTTTATAATAGTTGCATGTTTTCAATGCCCTTAAATGCATTTTCCTAGGACGAGTTGAAGAAGCAAGTTGAAGAGGGTTCTTTGGTTGGTGAAGGAAATTTTGATATTCTCACCATGGCACTAGGGACTGAAGAGCATCCAGGTCGGGTTAGGGGACTCGGACATTTTGTCACTGAATCGACTGATCTCAATGTCTCTAAACCAATCAATTCAAAAGAACAATTGAGAATTATGAAATCACAGCtgcaagaagaaaaagatagaagAGAAAAGGCTGAGGAGGAATtaaatgaagaaagaagaaaaagagaagaattggAGGTGGAGCTGAGGAGTACACAGAGTAAACTAGAAAGGACGATTGAAAAACTTGAAACTATGGATTCAACAGTGCAATGGTTGCGATCACAATTTGAATCGTTTATTCAGCCGGTAAATATCaccttttaatttctttgcactatgagatatgcatattataattttcttacttTGGGAAGGATTCCTGAAGAGGAACTAACCCcccacaaaaaaacaaaaaacgaaGCACTGATCAAATCAAGCTATTGATGTGCTTGTTCCACAGATATACATACTAGATATCACCTTTTAatctcctttttcattctttttaaggatacttgagtttttcttttcctttgagGATGGATTAATTGGAAACCCTTTGCACATAGAGCAGCCAACATTCATTTTGCTTAGGTTTTTACTAAAATCATTGGATTCTATTATAGGTTTTGATTCTTTAAAGATGGTTGTGCAATGTTAGGACTAAAACTTGCATCTAAACGACAAGAGGCAAAAAGGGTCACATTTTTGGCCAAATCGACTCATTGACTAATTGGGTAATGTTGTGTGTTTTTCTTTGCTGTTGCAGAGCCAGGACAAGTCCAATGGTTCAAATTGAGGGAGCCCAAACTCAGGGAACCAGAGCTTTTGGTTAGGATCTCtgagaaaacaagaaaagtGATTAAACCTCTTAATTGGTTTGGTATGGAAGTTTCTGTTCTGAGACATGCCTTTCTCTTTTGGATGTATATATAGTGCTTACCTTTGGGAACTCTTTTAAGTTCAGTCCGGATTCTTTTGAATCCAGTTTCCAAAGAATCACTGTGGTTTCTTTTGGCTTTCTATATTTTGTTCTAGTTTCTTGATCGATTCACTAGGTTTTTCTTGAAGTGTTACTAGCAAGTAAGTTGAGATTTTTGCTCCTAATGttgggttatgtttggttttgaaaagtaacaggaaaagaaaaagaaattctgaaaattgattttctcatcattggttttacaaaatatataaaagagaatcaaaatataattaaaattaattatttatgtatttttacattatttaatatttatataaaagagttaaaataaatttaaaacaatatataaaaattattgattcttaattgttttttcttttttggtcatattttatttcaaacttgTGGAGGACCAAAGGGGCGTTAGATGTGCTTTATCAGTTTGAGTAtgaatttatacatttttaaaattttatttttattttaaattcaataaaaattatttttaaaatttgtaaactAGGACTTAACAAAAAGCATTATATATTTACTATTGGGTATATTTAATTCCCTAAAAGtaataagtaaagaaaaaaaagtgaagaaaagtgatttttttcatagttggttttattattaaaaaatattgaaagaaaattaaatataattaaattaattagaaatttatatattttaaaatgatttaatctctatataaaaaagaaaaaaaaagtgaattgagtttgaaataatatatgaaaattatttattagtttcaaaATAGgccaaaataataatcaaattgcAAGAATGACCTCCCTCCTTAATTTTGCTAAAAgatgattcatttttttttaaaaaaaaaaaagagaaaaaagaatatcaaaagaGAGTGTCTTCAAAACTTGTTAAATTCATATACGCTATGTTTGGTTATcggaaagtattaagaaaataaaaaaaatattaaaaaaaatagttttctcgtatttggtttcattatgaaaaatataaaagaaaataaaaaataattaaaaatttatgtattttaaaattatttattttatataatagatgaaataaatgaaatgagtttgaaaaaatatttaaaaataatttattaacttaaaattttttttttcttcactttttctttctctcgtaTTTTCagggaatcaaatataattataaagaaaagggaaaacccATTATAGACACTagcaaaactaattaaaagtaGTCAAACAACCAAATAATTCAATACTAAGTGATAACCCAACTTTAATATCAAATTATGACCCAAAAAAGTGAGTGTAAGATGCCAAATGAAATTCAAAACCATGATGTAGATTGACACATAAATCATCCTTGAAAAATAGCCAATTATAGAGCTATTAAgaggttttttaatttaaagacaaatattaaaaaaaaaagaaaaaaaagaaagaaaaggaaatcatAATCTTCTATCATTCAATTATACTAAGAGAAAAACACAGTGGAGAGAATTGTAAATATGAGCGTAACAAGACCCAAAAGGTTGCATGGCATCCACAATATAAGGCGGTGGGATTAATCTTTATTCATGACTTTGTGGTCTCCATAGAGACTTGTGCTTCCTAGGGCCCATGGCCAAGGGATCTttcatctattttctttccccctttttatttatttatttttttttaattttttttttaattttgagaaaaaagaaattcaaatatatgGTTTTCTTCTAGGCTTAAAAAGTTGGAGGCCACTCCCACATTGTATGTGCTAGtttcaatatataattataaatttaatatatataaatattaaaatttaggcaattcaataaaaaaagtatgattgaaaattatgtaaaaataaaaaatttatgttgaaaaatgcgtctttattttatttatttgcaatggttttattattttattttatgatcaaTAAGTAATTTCATAATATTATaacaatttcataataattatgggcagtacaaaataaaaaatatttattgttttaaaaataaaaatgctttaaaaaaatattttcacttttttggcATGCAAATGTAACCATATATGGaatcttagttttctttttaagggaaaagtcttaaaagtttgaaaatgagTGGGAAAAGAATGTCAATTTtaagccttttcttttctcttgtaTAAGGTTTTCTATTATTcaagacaattattttttattttttctagaaaatgaaGTAATTAAATTCATCATGAATGGAACTTTCTTAATTTCAACAAGCCACTTGAAgtgaaaaatcatcatatatacTCATGTGGAATAACTCATGAAAACTCCAAGTTAATTATGATTACCTCATGTGGATGTAAGCTTGGGGTGGAACAAGGCTTAGTGTTATGTTGAGATTTAGACAAAAGGTTGGTAGTGGGAATTTGTCATTtgatagttttgaaaattatcaaaACTATGTATCTtcatgaagagagagagagagagagtttgtttgaaaattattatctatGTATGATTAAAGGGagggggagggagagagagagtctTTGGTTTCCTTAATGAAGGCTGTCTCTTCATGAAAATCATGTCATtaataagagagagagagagagagagagagagagtttggtCTCCTTAATGACTTCTTTCATGAAAATCATGTCATTAATGAATGAATTAAGGATTGAATgtgtgagaaagagagagcaTGTTTTTCTTAGCATATGCTACATCTAGCTTTTTGAGAATCATCATTATGACATGGagcagaaagagagagaaagagaatatTTTGGACTTCAAGGAGGGAAAGTGAGGTTTAGCTTCAACATTTTCCAAAAGATTAGTATGTATTATGACAACTCCTTCCTCTTGGGCCCTTCTGCACAGCTGTACCCTTCCCTCTTACAACCTAAGGCTGCTTTGTCTTCTTCCCCACATTCTCTCATGTCTTGCACATTCATGCTTCCCCACTTACCTCAATAaacaccctctctctctctctctctctctctcctttgtTGTTTGTTTAGAAACAGTATATACGTCTTTTGGAAGATAAAAGCACAATATGCCTCATGACTCATGGGCACAAACAAGCTGTGGTGTAGTAAATGTAAAAGGAAAATCTACCATACAACAATTCCTTACCACAACAAACTCTCTCCCTCTCCTTCTcccctctctctccccctcctGTGTTGTTTGTTTAGAAACACCATATACGTCTTTTGGAAGATAAAACCTCAATACGCCTCATGAGCAAATACAAACAAGATGTAGTGTAGTAAATGTAAAAGGCAAATCTACCATACAACAATTTCTTACCACAACAAACTCTCTACctctccctctttctctctctctctctctctctctctgtggaCCAGTCCTTGGAATGTGTTGTTTGTTTAGAAACAGCATGTACATCCTTTGGTAGATGAAAGGCATAATATAC
This Vitis riparia cultivar Riparia Gloire de Montpellier isolate 1030 unplaced genomic scaffold, EGFV_Vit.rip_1.0 scaffold770_pilon_pilon, whole genome shotgun sequence DNA region includes the following protein-coding sequences:
- the LOC117910520 gene encoding rho-associated protein kinase 1-like; the protein is MKWRTFKSYLTRTYIIPFKDQPELLKHPPPKYSFIDQEDWDLFVQSRLTEQFQNFSNSQIERRSKHKLVHRLSRKGYVGLADEMKKNGHISSIEEVDRSLLWKMARQNNKGEYVNEAVKEKAEKIDELKKQVEEGSLVGEGNFDILTMALGTEEHPGRVRGLGHFVTESTDLNVSKPINSKEQLRIMKSQLQEEKDRREKAEEELNEERRKREELEVELRSTQSKLERTIEKLETMDSTVQWLRSQFESFIQPSQDKSNGSN